AAGCCTTGGCATGACTTGGCTGAAAGCCTCTTTACAGCTATTTCTTGACCTCCAGGAAGCTCTCCCTGTTGACAAGGATAAACAAATATTACCACCTTTAGTTCAATGACATTACACATATTACATACATAACAATTTGATGAAGTTACTAAAGAAAATCACCTTATATACAGCACCAAAACCCCCCTGCCCAAGCCTGTTTCCTTCAGAAAAGTTGTTTGTTGCAGCTGCCAAGCTACCAAGGTTAAAAATTGGTAATTCCGGCCTATTAACTTGATTCCCGTCAATAAGGATGCCGGATGATACTGAAAGATCTGCTGATAATTCTTTGCTCTTCGACTTGGACTGTACAAGAACTGCTATATCGTTGTCCTTGCAACATGGCATTGACGAAACTGCAGGCAAACCTGAAAAAAAGAGCTGAAAAATCAATACCAAGTAGTAGACTATATGGCTTTCGAGAAGGAGAAAAAGTGATTACCTTTTGGTTTCTTCTTGTAGATCCATAGTAGCCAAAGAGCTACCATTAAGCTGCATGCCCCCACCAgagaaattataattataacaaGTTTAGATATCTTCCTCCTGCCATCTAtgattgaaatgaaaagaaaaaaaaaacggtGTTAATAGATCACACAAGTATTGTTTCAAGATTCAATTTTGGCTCGGATTTATGCAGCCAAATGCAACAGAACTTTAATGTTCAAACcttaaaatgaaagaatgaacTCAACCATTCATAGCCTGCTAACATATGAAATTTAGTAGATGCCTTGCAAGGCAGGAAAATTTAGCTTCTAATTACTAATAACATAAAGGAAGTTAGCTTACCTAATTCAGAATGATGGAGACGATAAAAGAACTCTAAACTTCCACTTTGATCCAAATGTGAAATATCAACCAAATCTTCTGTCCACATCATGCATCCAATACCGGAAACAAATGCATATGCGTTACACGAACAATTTCCCAAGCAGCTTCTTCCGCAAGCATCTAAGTTGCTTGCAGACAGGAACAAGTTCGATAAATCGGGTAACTTGATGCACTTCAATCCCTTAAATCCATCTGGTTCACCGGTACCATTGGTCCTCTGGCACTGCAACTCGATCTTCCGTTCACATCCACCTGACCAGTTCCCTCTACTCCATTGATCCGGAAACTTTGGTCTAAACCCTTTTAAACAATTGCAACTTAAAGAATTGGAGTTGTCACAGGTTGCATATTTCCCACAAAGATTGTAAAGTTCACATCTATTAGTAGGGTCAGGATGTAATTGTAGATCTTCCCATTTTTTCTCGTCCTCATTCCATCTCAACTGATGCTCCCTTCCATCCCACCCTACTCGAAATCTCAACAAATCAGAAGGGTTTGAAGGATTATATGTGAAATACTGTGTCCTATTTTCATCAGGCTGAGAAAGCTTGAATCCATATAAGAAACTAGCAATGTTACTCATATTGGAAACACCTGTGAAAATCACTGAATTCCATTGACCACTTCTCCACCTTCTTTTTATATGATCCCATATTATGATCTGTGGTCCTCCATGAGGATCAACACCCACAGTATAGTTCCCTGGTGATGGATCATTAGCTGATTTCCATGCTGTGAAAGCACGGTACTCACCTATTGCTGAATTCACCGGTACTCTCATTCCAGGCAGAAATGTATCAGTTGGATGACTGAAGCTTTGCCAATGGACTCCATGGGTATCACCAATGCTTTCATTGCTTGATAACACAAAATTCCCTGAATTCTGGAGAATTGCAGCCGTGTTGTTCGATGAAAACCTTGAAACATTAGATGACCAAACTAAACTGTTATTACCATCGAACACAACCAAGTTACCATCAACACCAATCCTCAAAGCTCCATCATTGCCAGATATTGGATTGTTTCGATTTGCAACCCAAACAACTGCTTTCACATCAACCTTGTACCATATCCCAAGAAATCTAAGTGTGGAGTTTTCAGGACTGAAGAATCCCAGTTCGAAAATCTCAGCTTCAGATATCAACGTGTCACCATCCCTTACCGTTTGGCCTTGTCTGATTATATCAACCCCATCACAAATCCGAACAAGAGAACatagaagaaaaatggatgaaacaAGTAAAACAAAAACTGGGTTGTTGATATTAGTTTCCATATCACAGTCTATGAGGAGAAATGCAGAGGTTAGGAATATTTGTGGGGGTATTCATAAACAAGGTTCAAAACGGTGGCCTTGTTTGTCTGCGGATTAAGAAGACAATTTAGACTCTAAAACCTGCAGAAAGTACTTTTTACATATACTTTgggtttttatgtttttgaccATTGAAACATAAAAAAGAAGCGGCGGTGACGGCTGGCGGGATGCGGAAGAACAAAATGGACGGCCTTTTGGAGTTTGGACCCATCCATCGTTTTAACTAAAACTAGGGGAGGCGATTAGCAATTCTAAAAttcttgtttattattttaattaaattaaaatattcaaatctaaatattatttaagtttgaaaaagttatatatctttaaatattcaaattcacaatatttataattttgattattaaatatttttaattattatttaaataataacaattttGCAAATCAAATGAGCAACTGTCCATAATATGAAATAAACATCTAATGTAAAAATCCAAAGCAACCACGTGAGAAATATGAATGGGCATTAGTTATTAAATATGAAGGTAATAAAGTTGACCAAAGGTTATTGTCACATGCCGTCATCAACTACTTATGGGGGCCATTTTTCTGCCCTGGATTTGGACTACTTGCAATGGCATGAACCATCTGGTCAACCTCGGTCATTGGGTCTTCCTTCAGAAATTACTATAAATATTAACATTAaatagttattttttatattaattaaaaaaaagtaaaaaataaaataaggttttaCTAATTCAGTAGATTTAAGTATGATTTGTCAATTGAGTTATAATTTAATTGGTATTGACATTATTATTAATGTAGAAAGATGTGACTTTGAGTGCGCTGAATCATATTATCCTCTTTATGAGTTGGGGAGAGACTATAGATAATTCTAAGCACTGTGTCAAAAAAGAGCGAATATGATcagaatctataatgagattgCTAAAAAAATAAGTATGGTTTCATATAGTTCTAATTGAGATGTGCATTATTCTCACTTTTAGTTGCTTGAAGTTTTGGTCATAAGGTTGGATGGAATGAATGTTAGGAAAATTGTGGagggttaaatttgaaatttaacccttttatttttattttaaagaattttttctttttacatttttgaattgaaaatgtaaaactaattgatgaaattaaattcaaatttaatttaatgtcatttttttttgttatatgacTATTAGGGGAGTATTTGTTTCATTTCAAAATGTCATACTAACAGATTTAATAGTAagattttaacaatgttaattatttgacttaaattttgtaatttgaataataaaaaggACTGAATTCCTAAAAAGAATGTTATTTTTGTTTACTAAATGGAATGGTTTCATGTGAGGCCCCCCTGCAGCGCATATTTTCCACAAGAAGGAGGTTTTACCCCTCATGCTGTTGGAGTCGGACAAGGACCCTCTGAGGTTTGATCGCTACCAAGGCATTCCCCCATACCTGAAACCAATGACCATTCTAGTATGGAACTGTAGAGGGGCCAAGCACCATGACTTTGTCCCCATTGTACATATCATGTGAATTACTGAAACTAAAGCCCGTGCTAGCGAGGTTCTGAGGATTGTGGACAAGCTTCCTTTTGATGCTTGGATTGACACTACGGCTATTCACTGTAAAGGAAGGTATTTGGCTTTTATGGCTCTCTTCGACTACCACTATTACACGTCTTTGCGACACTGAACAAGAAATCCACATTTATGATATTATGAAGGGAATTAAttataatagaattaaattaaaaaaaatatagtttttagacactaataaaataattttacataattaaattttaaaaataataaagtattatTATACACTTATCTATATTTAATATACTTTTCAACTTAATTagactttaattaaattacttaaaataattaattttttaaattataaacaaatatcttttcttcttttacaaattttaatcattttgttttttccataagttaatatattttattttgtgcaaccaaattttttttaaaaaaattagtaatttttgtaccattttttccatgtcatttgcatataatttttgtaattattttagcATGAACCTCAAACCTTGAACTCGAATTATGAACCTTAAACCTTGAGCCTTGAACCTTAAACCTTGAGCCTTGAAATTTAAGGTTTGGattcgaaatttaaaatttagggtttaaggtttaagtttTGAGTTTGGGGTTTGCGATTATGGGTTTATGGTTTTGATTTAAGGTTTGTGGTTATAGGTTTAAGGTTTTGATTTAGGATTCAATGGTTCGGGGTTATGAGTTACGAGTTCAAGGTTCGTTAGAGTGTAAGGATTTGGTTGTTTGTTGGAATGAACAGAGCCTTGGTTTTGGTTTTAGTATTGATTTAAGTGACTAATTCGGTGGTTTATTGGTCAATTTTAGGTGCTGAGTGGCTCGTGAGTGTTTTCGCATTGAAATCGTACCAGGTGTGTTCCCAAAACGCAGAAAATTGAGCTTCGGCGAAAGCCAAAAAAATCACATTGTCGagaccacatgggtgtgtgcctggccgtgtgcgagacacagccgtgtggccgtgcgcaagacacgactgtgtggcggTGTAGgtgtggccgtgtgagccacacgggctagacaAAGTTGGGCATGTAGGTTtttggctaggccgtgtgggccacacgggcgtatgggctAGACGGGCGTGTGGGTCCATAATTCTAGAATTTTTcctagggtcgcacgggtcgctccgatcaactgtgggcctactgtagggtcggtaagggctaaccaaaccctaagtTATGTGATCTGATAATCTGATATTCTGCTCTGAGTATGACACTATTATGCATGTCTGATTATTCTGTTAAATACATACATGAtatctgtatatgagcatgtAAGCATGATATTTCCGTATATATGTTTGGGAtgagatttgtatatgtggaggaagtgttctgtatgaCGACTATCGCTTATATTCTAGCAGCTTGGCTGCATAATATCTAATATGTGTCGTAATGACACaatatggtgtgtaaggatgggtggatGTTTTTAAACCCACATGGTGTGataggatggtcggagttggtgtgtagaggatggggataGGATTCTGAATATCTGTTTTGCATATCTGGTTTTGTTATCTGTATCCATAAAGGACTTAAGTCCGAAATCTTAATTTGAATCTGATTGTGTATGCGATATCTGTATGAATGGTATGTCTAATTCTGTtggattacacactgaatttACGAAAACTCATatttgtttgtctgttctgttcaggtaatccacggTCTTAGGCGGATTGGTGTGACGGAGCCTCACGGTGACCACGAATTCATAACCGTTTAAGATTttgaatttcatttaatttaagatttatttCTGGGAGTTTTGTAATAATTGGACTCACCGGATTGTTtggtttaattttgggttttgggaTTTTCGATTTAACTCTTTATTTGAGACAAGTAGCTAAAAACATGATTTTTCactaaaacaaaggttttctGAAAATACGAACGGGATTTTCAAATATGACATTTTTATGACTTCCGCTGTAATTTATGTTTTGacaattaaactaatttaacaACACTTTCGATAATGGTTATAAACGAATaagagttacaaaacttgaatgATTTAACAAAACGAAGCAGGTTTTTAAAACCCTTCTTTGTGACATCTCTGGAtacggccataatgtctaggccgggtttggggtgttacacctaagatttagggtttcgattcaagatttaagatttagggtttaatatttaagtttaGATTTTAAGGTCTGTGgttatgggtttagggtttttatttagaGTTTGGGGTTTGTAgttatgggtttagggttttgatttggggtttagggttatAAGTTTAAGGTTTTAGTTTAGGATTCAAGGGTTCAGGGTTATGAGTTATgagtttaaggtttaagattcAAGGGTTCAAGGGTTATGGGTTCGAGATTTTAAATTTAAGGTTCAGGATTTTAAGTTTGGGGTTCAgggtaaaaaattatcaaaattttgtgTTAATGGCATggaaaaattgttgaaatggtaTTTAATAATTAGAAAGGACCCATGAATAATGTGATGGGAATGATCCATAAAATGATTTTTCTATGGgtgagtgtataataataattttatttctttaagatGATGTGACAATTTTATTGAcactaaaactttaatttttaagatcattctaatataagttattcacatattttaattgatttaatatctatatattaaataaatacacatgaaaaaataaattgaattcttttaaaattttgtactttctaaataattttatactattttttatttgtatagaTGGTAGTTAAAATTCTTATCAAATGTCCATTTGATACGAATTTAAACAATGAATCTCATTTCCTACCccttgtattaaaaaaatattacattatatattataaatataaacttaCCTACTTccttaaaataaacatataaacaaataattaaataaaattattaaaatttcacaaatattatattttttttctccaaattttagCTTTTAACCTTAGAGACATTTGCCAGTTAGAaagttaaaacttaaaacttaaaacacctaaaaaggtttTAATTTAAACGCTTAATATTACtctaattataaaaatgattctTGATAAATGTCTTTAGAGAGGTTAATCGGATAGGATACGCTTCAGTAAAACTGACTCTATCAAGTGATAAAGTTTTGTATATGTTCAAACAACACTAATTTTTACTTTTTGTAATATTAAGCATTGAAGAATACATAGAAATATGTGCGTACatgttttctttactttttattCCCTTCAATCGATTCTGTAGCTTAAAAATCAAGAGTGACATAAAATAACAAGATGAAGTTATTCAATGAAAtatagtataaataaataaatcatttttcaacTAAAGTCAGTCAATAAAACTACTTTCTTGTTTATACAAATCGTGCAAgtcttattaatatttatgatctaaaaaaaaatctaaataagacattttagaaatataaacaacaatttttttttactattttaaaaaaattatattatggtCGATTAAGTTTTAACTTGATTGGTATAGTCATTATTGTCAATATAGGAAGACGTGGGTTCAAGTGTGCTAGAacacattatccttctatttatagaTTGAAGAGGGATTATAGGTAATTTTAGGTATTAtgtcaaaaagaacaaatatgattaaaacctataatgagattgtttaaaaaaaataaacactttataaaaataataaattatatatttatatttttttttattaaagacgTCATAGTTTTGGGTTGAACTTCAAATCTA
This window of the Gossypium hirsutum isolate 1008001.06 chromosome A09, Gossypium_hirsutum_v2.1, whole genome shotgun sequence genome carries:
- the LOC107888989 gene encoding G-type lectin S-receptor-like serine/threonine-protein kinase B120; this encodes METNINNPVFVLLVSSIFLLCSLVRICDGVDIIRQGQTVRDGDTLISEAEIFELGFFSPENSTLRFLGIWYKVDVKAVVWVANRNNPISGNDGALRIGVDGNLVVFDGNNSLVWSSNVSRFSSNNTAAILQNSGNFVLSSNESIGDTHGVHWQSFSHPTDTFLPGMRVPVNSAIGEYRAFTAWKSANDPSPGNYTVGVDPHGGPQIIIWDHIKRRWRSGQWNSVIFTGVSNMSNIASFLYGFKLSQPDENRTQYFTYNPSNPSDLLRFRVGWDGREHQLRWNEDEKKWEDLQLHPDPTNRCELYNLCGKYATCDNSNSLSCNCLKGFRPKFPDQWSRGNWSGGCERKIELQCQRTNGTGEPDGFKGLKCIKLPDLSNLFLSASNLDACGRSCLGNCSCNAYAFVSGIGCMMWTEDLVDISHLDQSGSLEFFYRLHHSELDGRRKISKLVIIIISLVGACSLMVALWLLWIYKKKPKGLPAVSSMPCCKDNDIAVLVQSKSKSKELSADLSVSSGILIDGNQVNRPELPIFNLGSLAAATNNFSEGNRLGQGGFGAVYKGELPGGQEIAVKRLSAKSCQGLEEFKNEIILIAKLQHRNLVRLLGCSIQGDEKMLIYEYMPNKSLDYFLFNEARKEKLDWRTRLSIIEGIARGLLYLHRDSRLRIIHRDLKASNILLDGEMNPKISDFGMARIFGGNQHEANTVRVVGTYGYMSPEYAMEGLFSVKSDVYSFGVLLLEIICGRRNTSFRSMEHTSLITYAWDLWNEDKAMDLVDPSIRDSCSPNEMLKCIHIGMLCVQDSAMHRPTMAAVMLLLESETPTLPMPRQPSYASMRSSIDADFISDGHEIVSSNNLTVTMVVGR